The genomic region tggggggaaaaatgggaTCATTTTCTAAATCAGGGCTCCCGAGGAGGGAAATGTGTCCCTTGGAATGAGCCACCAGGGCCAAAGCTGCCCCTGGTGTAAAGAGGCATGGACAGGCTGCCCGTgacagggctgtgccagcctCTCAACGGGGCACATGTCTCAGCTGGACACTCgctggagcagagaaggagggagaagagcaatATTTCTTTCCATCAAATTATCTGTAAAACCCAGGCGTGACTCACCCAGGCCCAGCTTTtcggctgccccagccctccccttgtGCGCTGACAAACCCCCGCCAGATGTCCCGCTGTGTTCCCTcgtccctctctctcctcctgccagcctggggacCAGCAGCACCCCCCTACACCACATGTCCCTGGGGAGCATGGTGCAGCTGCACCGGGATCTTGCAGAGCTGAGGGGAGAAGCGGGTGTCCACCCCCCGGTCTCCACACAGCCTGCCGAACCCCACGCAAACAGCGATGCCCCAAAAATAAACCAGCAACCCCACACACTTCAACACACAAAGcagcccctgcctctgccccccagctctgccaaggaCCAACCCCCCACCCCAGTTCATTGCATGTCTCAACGCCAGTCTTTGCTGTCCAAAAAACCCATTGCGGGGCTTCACAGCACCATGGTGGGGATGTGGTGGGCCAGCGAGGCGGGGTGGGGCACAGGCAGGGCCGGCGAGTGAGCCTGCAGGGAGGCGTTGGGGGGCCGATGGCGGGCGCTTTTCTGGTGCGCCCGCAGCCCGGCGAGCTGGGAGTAGGCACTTTGGCAAACCTGGCACTTGTAGGGACGCTCGCCGGTGTGCAAGCGGACGTGATTGCGGAGGGTGGAGGACTGGCTGAAGCGGCGGTTGCAGAAGCGGCACACGAAGGGCTTGTCCAGGGTGTGGATGCGCATGTGGGAGCGCAGGTTGCTGCGGGAGTTGAAGCCGCGGTGGCAGATGACGCAGCGCATGCGCCCCGTCGTGCTGGCCCCCGTCTCCACTGCGTGGAAGTCCTCTGGAGACAACAGGGGACAGTAAGGCACTGCCCTCCGGCACAGCACCGCATCCCCGAGCCCCCAAGGTGCTGACTGCCCTAAATGCCCACCCCGTGCCCACTCACTGGCTCCTCTGCCCGCTGAGGATGCCCATCCCGGGCAGAGTGGGGTCGCAGGCTGGGACTTCAGGATTTGGGATGTGGCCAGAGCTGGGAACAGGCTCACTCAAATTTAGGTGAGGGGGAGCACTCGAGGCGACCCAGGAACTCACAGCCACGCTGCCCTTGTCTCCAGCCCGAGCTCCTCACAGCCCCAGGCTGTCCCTGCACTGGTCCCAGCATCCTCCCCTGCTCCACTGGCCTGTGACCCGGCTTGCTCAGAAGAGCACAGGTGGGGTCTGGCTGTGAGTACAGCATCACCAAAAGTGCCcaagagctctgctgcctgccatgGTCGcgtttccccccaaaaaatcccctCATCTGCCCTCCTCCACAGTGGAGTGCCTCGGGGAACCACCAAGACAAGCAGGGagtgaaagatgagggagaaaCAAGCCTCCTGCGATGGTGATTTGAGGTAAGATCTGTTAAATGCAGAGTGGGGACATAGGCAGCTGCATCCACTCGGAGTTTTGCAGTGCATTGGGGCTGCCTTCCTCCCGCTCGCAcacctgccctcctcctccctgcccggctgcatcgggcagcagctgctggccacCACACCAGCAATAGCCGTGGGCAAACCGTCATGGAGGCGACCTCCCAAGTTACTGGGGACCTGCTCAAGCTGTATAGATCTGTCTCATAGTCCCTGGGTTTGTCCCCAGAGAGCTGGGGGATCTGACATATCCCCTGGGGTGTACCTGCCCCGTGCCCACCCCATGCCCTCAGAGCTGAACGGGTGAACGGAGAACGGGCAGGGATGCTACGCCCATGGCTGTTTCCAATGTTACCTACCATGTTTGTTcttcttctgctcctcttccaGCCCCGGCACACCCGGGATGCCCAGGAAGGTGTTGTGGGAGTTCCCATACCAGACCAGCAGCTCTTGGTCCGGAGGAATCATCTAGAGAGAGAGATACAGATGGGGGTGTTGGAGGGGACAGTGAACGGCTCCTTGTGCATCCTCAGCTGGTCGCTTCAGGCCTGCCCTGGCCATACCGCATCTCCTGCTGACCCCTACTGATATCTGGGACCTGCCAGCGGTCTCCAGCACCCCCTGGGcaggcacggcacggcacggcacaggcTGCAGCGCTGGAGGTGATGGCACGGCTCAGCACCATCCACCACCAACACAAACCTGCAGCGGGGTCTCCCTGCTGGGCCACAAACAAGGTGACAGGCAAAATGCAGCTACAGAGCACACAGATGGAGCTGCAGTGTCTGGACCCGGAGTTCCTCAGCTCGGGGAGACGAGGACAGGGCGGCACCCAGAGACACAGAGAAATAAGCCATTTGTGACCCATGAACTGCAGCGAGGCACAAGTGACAGAGACCAAAGCAGGGAGCAGTGACATGGAGCTGCAGCTCAGTGCTCCTGCAGAGCGTTTCGGCTCTGGACGGAGCCGTCAGCACCCTGCTGCTGTAGGGCACAGGCAGCATCTCCCACCCGACGCCGCCGGGGCTTCTTTTAGCAGGTGGAAATGCAGATGTGCCAGCAAAGGGCTTGTCAGCCCGAGGATCGGGGGGAGAGCTCGGGGGCTGTGTATAGAAGAGCATGGCTCAGGTGCGAGATGCTGCCTACATCCCACACCAAAGCCACAGCGCCTGCAACAGCCCAAGGAGATCTataggggcagggaagggcttttgcacCAACCAAACTCCTCTTTCCCTGAACTGATGGCACTTCTCCTGCCCCTCTTGTTCCCATTATGCTCCTGCTCTGCCGGGGCGGCCGGAGCCAGCAGCCAGGAAACGCCGTTCAAGCCTCCCTGTGTGAAGCAGCCGTGGCTGGGAAGACAGATGCTCTCACACCGGTTCAGGCAACGCTAATAACATCATCCCTTTGCGGGTCCCTAACGTTAAAAACCTAATTTAGAAATGCAAAAGTCCCTACTTTCAGAGGCTGGCTTTCAATGCACAGAGTAGTCCAAGAAAAGCATCATCCACATGAAAAAGATCATAAGTTAGATCACCTGAGTGCTGAAAATGTGCCTAATTTTAAGCACCTGAAAGCAGTGGGAATTTGACTTCATAAGTTTAAATGTCCATCTGCATAAAGACCTCACTGGGGCTGCGGAGTAGGAATTTGGGAGGCAGGGGAAGCCAATATCATTTTGCATCCCAAATTGATGCCGTTTCTTAGTGTCATTTTCTCTTAAcagaaaatgagttatttttaatacaagcaaataaaataaaatatcgcCAAAAGGATAAAACACATtgcatgtgtgcatatgtgtgtgcatgcatgtttTATTCTGCTGGAGCATCTGTGCCGGTAGCATGTGAGTGCTCATGTGCATATACCCCAAAGCAATTTAAATTGCCCCCCAGGAATCTCGTGGCCTTCAGATCAAAGGCCAAAACTCGCTGCCCTCACTTTATTTTCCAGTGGCAGCAACTTGGAATTGCtgaggaggatggggaaaaacAAACTAGCAAGTAAGGGCGGGAACGggcaaaacacatgaaaatgttAAAGGCAAAtagcaaaaaaagcagcaaataaatctgatttttttggtGGGTAGGTGAGAAATGCATCCAAAGAAATATTGCACTGGGGTGATGGATAGTGCAGCAGAGGTGGGTGCAGAGCGACAGGGGCCAGGCAGCTCGTGGTACCCACCGGGGAGGGGATGCAGCGGGCGCAGGGCAGGAGGCTGCGCAGGGGACGGAGGGTGGCAATGCCCATGCATGGACGTGTGTGCTGCTGAGAGAGGGCACCGCTATGGCCAGATCCGTGTTTGCGTATCCTGCCTGAGATTGCACTGCTCCAGCTGGTCTCGGGCTGATGCTGAGCTCTCGGTCCAGGATTTGTGGTAAGGAAGGCGACAAGGCGGTGGGTAACAAGGGGGGAGCTCGCGCGGGTCCGAGATGCTGCATTCGTGTGCCTGTGACTCCGTGCTGGGGGATTAATGAGCAGAGAGAGAACCACAAAAGGAAAATCCTCTCtcgcttttcctttccttgttggGTGCACAAACCACAATGAGTTTGAACAAGCCATCGGTTTCGgactgcatgtgtgtgtgtgcatgcatgtgtgcctTGCAGGCATGTGGCACGGGTTGGAATGGGGAGCCCACGAAAGATGCAGATCCTCGACCTGTCGTGCCCAGTTGTGACCCAGCTCCTCACACACTCCTTGCTTCCCTTTCTCACACTGTCACACAGAAAGCTCCGGCCCCTTCTGCTCCTCCTGGAACGGAGGCACCCAATGTCGACCCAGCGGCAGTGGGAAGAGGAGCACCACCGTGACCAGGGAACAGCTGCAGTGTTCCCACATCCCCACATTCACCCCCCCATCACTGGGGGTTCATTGCCCTCAACATTTCAACTTTCCTGCTTCTGCCGAGGGAATTAAACTCATCCTGCTCTGGCGCTTGCTGCTTCAGCCCTGGGACCAAGCCTGCAGATTGACCGTGATTGTACAGGGCCTCTACATGCACCTCCCCAAATATCATCTCACCTGCCCCATCGTCTGTGCACACACAAGGTGTGTATTCCTAATTACACCACGGCTACCTGgaattattttacttctttgcGTAATTTAAGAACAGTAACACAAAGCAACTAAGCTGCTGTCAGAGCAGCCACCTACAAGAACATCAGGTCTTAAAACCAGGTGCAGCCGAAGCCTACGGAGGGGTGTCCAGAACAGGGAGAGCAGCACAGCCATGCTCGGGGCTCATGTGCTGGACGGGGACAGGCAGCAGAGCCCCGAGGAGGTACACGGGACTCTCCCGCAGCAGCAGAAAATACCTGTTCTCTTATTACCCACCCACTTGCCTCTCCCATCCCTCTACGGCAATCCCAAACCCAGCCCTGATGCTGGCTCAATGCAGGGTTGGGCCGTGGTGCTGTGCTGTGGAACACTTGAGCATCTGCTCCTCCATAAGCCAGCGCAGGAGCCCAGCCAGACCTGGGCGGCTGCCCTTGCCCACCAAAGCAGTGGGCACTCACACTCTTTCCCAGCTAAAACCCTCTCCCAGCTGCGAGCAGCCACAGGAGCCCACGGTCCTGAGCTTCCAGGACTCTGGACCTGATACTGGAGATGGATGATCCCGCAGCGCTGGCCTGGGGTGGAACGGGAGATGTTCTCTCCTGTGACTCTAAGCTACATGTCCCCAAGATACCACCTTCCTCCACCTGCAACAGCATTGGGTTATGGGGACACTGTACACAAGCAGGGCTGGTCCCCACTGTCACACGGGTGGCACTGCGTGACTTGTGTGCATGTAGCTGCCAGAGAGTGGACACCAACCTCCATCCCAGCATCTCCCGCggggagctgtggggtggagGTATCTCCAGCCTCCACCCCGCAGCACCTCAGCCTGTGCCCTGGGATGTTCCTGGGACCCAGcacctgtccctgctcccccgcCGGTCCAGCACCCACCAGCGCTTTCTATGGGAGCGCAAGGATGAGCAGGGCGGGATGGAGCCCTTCCCCACGGCCCCGCTGCGGACAGCCCAAGGAACGGCTGCTCCAGCACCgcaccctgcctgccctgcggCTCCCTGACCGcctgcctcccgcagcccccatCCTCCACTCCGCTCCATTTACAGCTAGAGCCGCTTGCGACCCCTGGGTGAAACCTGTGCAGGGTCAGGCGCAGCCTGCACTCAGTGCCTGGGTTTCACAGAAACCCCGCCAAGCTTTTCCCTGCTACAGAGAAGTAGGTTCGGAACAAAATCCCATTTTTCAAGAGAGCATCAAAACCCTGCTCCTGCCCAAAGCCCCAGCTGAGCCAGGATTGCAGCTCTTTTCACACTTTGCACCCCGAAACAAGCTTGGGTGGTGTTTgctctccctctgctcagcacacGTCACCCCATGAGACCACCGAAGGGGGACCGAGAGGAAAAGGAGCCTTCGCTGCTCTCTGAAGCCCGTGCAATGGCCATTCCCTGTGGTGCCTACCTGTCCCAGTGGGTCTGGGTGCCGGGGACAGCAAAGCCGCCCTGCGCTCACACAGACACCCCAGCAACAGCCCAAAGAACAAagggggggatctgtggggtgggggggtcccagcaccctgctcccctcctgcagctgcccagctgcctcccggccCTGCTTACCTCAATGGCCTTGTAGAAGATGCTGTTCCCGATCTGAACCACTTCCAGGTTCTGCTCCTGCTCATTCCGTGCACATTTGATGTAGGTCATCCAGCTGCGGTGGTCCTCCTGGCTGGCATCAATGAAGTACCGCACCGTGCCATCTTCGTTGAAGAcctgggagggggagagagcagTTAGTAGCGATGCTGCACACGATAGACTGAGCCCCTCCACCTCCTGTCTCTGGGATGAAGTCCCCGGCCAGGGACAAGCTCAAAGCCAGCACAGCCGCGGGGCTGAGACCCTGCCAGGAGCCGCTGCCTGCAGACGGGAGCTGCCGGAACCCCTCCTGCTCACGATGCTGGACTACACACCCACCGCGGGGCTGAGGAAGGACACCTTACTCTtgctgggggggcgggtggaAGGACGGCTGGCCTCTCCAGCCCATGCCCACCCAGATAACCCAACTCCCTGCCTCAATTTCCCCTCCCGGCAGagccccaccagcagctcagccccagagGGCTGTTGAGCATCTCGCAGCTGCCCGCAGGAGCCAGGGCATCCCTGGGTGCAGGAGGAAGGTGCCTGCCAGACCTGGCCCTCGGGGGAAGATACTTTGCAGGGTGGCAGGAAAGGTGAGGCAAGTTTCTATTAGgcataaaattattattataataaggaataattaataataatcaaAAAGTGCAAGTCTGACACTCAgtgaatataaaaaataaaacaaaggggaaaaccCCCTCTGTGAACAGGGCGTTAATGCACAATGTCCTGGCAGCTCAGATCCCCACCAAATCCTGTGGCTTCACTCAGGGTTAATGGCACCGGGGCAGGGACAAagcgggggacacggggcagaGCTGGTTTTGCCCACCGAGCACAGCACAGGCCAGCTGGGGGTTTCACCACGACGGGGAAGGGCAGGGTTTGATCCTGCTGCATGGGACACGAGCAACAGCATTTCAGGGCTCCTCTGAGAGCTGGCTGCACCCCGAGGGATGAAGAAGCCTTGTCCATCTCCTGTCCTAAGGGTCTTCTAAACCACCTGCCCTGGAGGAAGCTGGATCTTTGCATgaacagggaaactgaggcacagggagggTGCCTGACGGCACACAAGCACAGGACAAAGCACCCGGACCCTCgcaccccatccctgtctccccccgggccagccagggctgggcGTACGGGGGAAGGGGGGTATCGTTACCTCCCACATGAGGTTGTTGTTCTTGCACAGGTCCACATGCTCCGGCGAGATGACCCTGCCGGTGAAGGGTCCCATCTCGGTGCCGGCCTTGATCCAGGTCTTGGAGAAGATGCCGAGCCCTTCCCCGGGGATGGAGCTCTGGGCGATGATCACTTCCGAGGGCAGCACCAGGCTGGACAGCTTCTGCACCTCTGCGGGCGGCGGGACAGGGCTCGGAAAAGGGACCCGCCGCCGCGCcgacccccccgccgcccctctcccgcccccccgctccccgggctggcggcggggaagggctggggtgCCCGGGGAACGGTGGGAGGGCAGCGGGGAcccctggccagccccagcccaaaTCCCCGGGGCTGAGCCTTTTAAACGCCCAACCGGGTTCCTACAAAGCGGTACAAGGTCCCCCCCGGGGCTTCGAGGAGGTACCTGGGAAAAGCAGCCCGGGCTGGGCGAGGGAGCGGGGCTGAGAAAGGGGGTTAAATGGTGTCTATTTCGGCCCATCCAGCAATTTGTCATGCTGTTAAAGTGATCTGCATTCATTAAACTCAACTAGAAAGAAATTGCTAATTCTAAATTCATTAGTCCTTTAGGAATGCTGTAGCGGTACATTGTGCCTGAATGGCGCAAGGGCTTGTTTAAAAGGGCCCAGGAATTCCTCTTACAAAATGGGGAGATGAGATGGTTGACATATCGTGAATGGAAATGGAATTAGCCTTCATGGTAAATTAAGAGAGGAACAGAAATCcgagagggggaaaagggagccGGGACGCCCCGGCGATGCCGGGGCGAGAGAAAAGATATTGTCCCGGGCGGCTGAatgcggggcggccccggccccggcccccccccccccggcccgcggtTTAAGTGGGAACTTTCTCAGGTCAAGCCCAAGTTAACCAAATGAATTTAAAGCCCTTCTTCCCCAGTCAACTGCTATTACACGCCTGGGGAGAGCGGGGCGCCGGGAGCCGCATCCCGCCGCCGGGCACCGGGGGCCCGTCCTGGGGCTGATGGAGGGGtccggggggaaggagggggatacGGGGGCGTCCTGGGCGCCGCCACTCACCTCCGGAGAAGGACTGAGCCAGGACCTCGGCCGTGAAGGCGGTCTTGGGGCTGCTCTTCTCCTCGAAGAGCTGCTCGCCCAGGACGTTTCTCCAGCGGCCGTAGAGGAAGCTGTGCAGGATGTCGGAGGTGATCACCTCGGCCAGCGAGAGCCCGGGGGGCTTCAGCCCAGGCTTGAGCACCAGGGCTTCGGCGGGCAGCACCGAGCCCATCATGGGGgcgaggcggcgggcgggccgggctcggcggggcgcgggcggcgggccgggctcCGTGCGGCTCGGCGGCTCCCGCCCGGCTATATATGAGCTTCATTGACCCTCCTAATTGGTTATTAATGACCTCCCTGACGTTGGCGGAGAGACTGGGGCTGCCGGAGCGAGGCGAGCCgtcggagccccccccccccccgcctctcccctccttccctcccctcccgggggtggggtggctggagggagggagggacacggcgagcacacacacaacacacacacacacacgtatatacacAAGCACCGACTCAGCCCCCCGCATGcccaggcaaaggcaaacccggGCACCTGCTCCCGGCCAGGGCGAAAAAGCAACGAAACCGGCAGAAATGCCCACGGCGGCGCCCCACAGACGGGGCGCACCCTCGGGCAGGGtacggcccggccccgcgccccgcccgggCCCCGCGCTCGTTTTGGGGACGAAACGCGGCGCTTTGCGGCCGCTGTTCGCTACAACGAAATAGGCGGCCCCGAGGCCTCCAGTCCCCGCTGCTCGGCGGCATTtggcccccgcggccccggcggaACGGGCCGGGGCTCCCCCGGTGGGTTCCGAGCCGCCgcggctccccgctcccctcctgcatccccggcCCGGCGGGTCGGTACCGGCGGCCCTGAGAAGAGCCGGGAGGAACCGGCGCTGCCCCCCAAATCCCGCGGAGGGTCCCCAGGCACAGAGCGGGGGGGAACGCGCCCCCGGGGCTGGTGTCCGTTTGGGCCCAGGTCCGGTCCCCAAACAAGCATCCCCGTCGCATTTCCCAGGGGAAGGTGGGAACAGGCCGGGAATTGTACTCGCGGGTGGAAGAGGCCGGAGTGGATCCCCCGCCTCCCCGCAATGGCCACCGTGTCCTGCCGCGTCCCCCCAGGGCCGAacccccaccccgggggcagCCTGCAGCACCTCTGGGGCTCTGCCGCCGCAGCATCCCCATCTCCGCACCCGAAAACGATCCAGCCGCGGTGGATCCCTGCCACCCCCGACCCGCCGAGCCCCTGGAGCTACCCCCCGTCCCCCCGGAGGGTGCCACTAGAGCGGCCCCCACAAATTCAGTGCTCCCCTCCCTCGGGGCCCGCAGCTTTGCCGGCTCAGCAAAGGGTTAACCTTTCCTGGATTTAAACACAATCCTGCTGTGTCGGAGCTTAGAGCCCTCTCCTTAGCCTTGTTCTTTTGATTTTCATGGGGACGAGGGGCTGtaaaagggctggggggggaaggaTGGGCCCCCAAATTCCTCAAGCACTCAAAGGCCGGCCGCTGCGCTCCAAacgccggggcagccccgcggggtCCAAACCCTGCCCGGAGAAGGAGCCGGGCACAGCCAgatccccccgccccgggtgtGTATTTTATAGGGTGAGGCGCTCGGGCGGCTCTTCCCCTTGGCAGCGCTGCCTGGCGAAAGTGATGTTACAACCCAGGTGCAATTATTCCCATTAATCCACTCAAGAAAAGGCGCAAATGTCAGGAATCAACCCAAACCCGCAGTTACTGAGGGTGTTTGCCCGGAGAGAGGCAGCGCTGCCCTAGAAAGGGGAGGTGAATAACCTGCCaggctttgggtttgggtttaatgtatgtaaaaataagtttattttgtttttctggactTTGGCTATAGGACCCGTCAGCCGACGCGGCATGTGAATATTTCAGCTTTGCTAAATTTAACGCATCAGGTGGAAAGCTTTCACAACACACGTCTTCCTCCGGCCGCCGAGGCAAACGATCACCTCggattgccttttttcttttttttcttttttttttttttttctttttttccccttcacaggAAACACATCAACTCTCAAATTATCccggggacaaaaaaaaaaaaaaaaaaaaaaaaaaaaaaagatgctcttAAAAGCCCCGCGACTCCCGTACGGGCTGCGCTGCAGCCGCGGTCCCGGCTGCGGGGACTCGGGGGTGCGAGgggttcggggcggggggggtggctggaaaaaggtggggaaaaaaatccttccatttttttGAGTGGTTTTAAATATCCCCAGCTGTTTCCCAAAGCTTCTTCCCCGTCCTAGGAAGGTGCtttggtgtgtgtcccccccctcctcgtttctcttttttaatatcgCAGCTATCCCTCCTTTTTAACATTTAAGAGGAAACAAGTTTAATATTCATGGCTGTTAATAGAGAAGGGCCATTATCGCCGCCCCATTGTTCTGAGCCCCGCACAATGCTGCTTGTATTTTCATGTGTATATTCCCAAAGTTCCTTCTGAGCGTTTAGTGAGCACTTTAATATTCATGGGTGTTAATAGAGAAGCCCTCAGTATATTGGCATATTGTTGGGAGGTGTACATATTGGTCTGACTTTGAATAGCCACAGtcctcttttcttttgctctgttttgcagggttGATGGGCCAGGAGTAAATGGGCATTTTtcccccccgtctcccccttACAGAGAGAACATCTTTATTCCAGTCCCAGACTTTCTGGTTTCCCATTCAGGACCCTCAGAAATAATGTCAGGCAGAAGAAAAGTGGAGCAAATCAATCTTTCATGGTCTTTTTGAGACCAATTTGACATCCATGgactcttcttttctttcacagccTACAAGGGGATGGTCAGGATCTGGACAAGGTTGGGGTCTGATGAGGGGAGACATGGGATCATAATgcagcaaagagagaaaagaaaagcaaaacaagaaaagattgCAGGGATGGGGTGATGGAGGAAAAATGAGGGTGAATGACAGTGCAAGAAAGGAGATTAGagcccagcagctgctttttggggggcgggggggaggggggagctctctcccctcttccagccctTCGCATGAATAGGATTTGAACAGAGCGGAGATTGATTTATAGTTATTGCAGTTGAACATTTATTGCTCTTAAAGAGTGGcggggagaaaagagagaaaaggggttTGAAAAGCTCCTTTCTGTATTAAAGAGGTATCAAATGAAGACTGCTGAGATAATATACAGTGGCCAATGGGAAtttgatttgctttaaaatttaactCTTGTGGGGCCGCCGCTGAGGGACGCGCCGGGGCCGGAGCCGCCGCTGCCCCGGGCCGCTGGCAGCCGGGATTCGCTTCTTCTCACCCTGCGAACTGCCCGGCGTTACCGCAAGGAATCTCCGGGCGGCTCCGGTGCGCGGCGGGGGAACGGCTACAGCcgataaattattattatttcttcgtTATtacgatttatttttttttttctgtaaggggGGGTGAAGGCAGACGGGATGCGGAGCTACGAAATAACCGGTGCAGGGAAGAGCCCTTTTCGGAGCTGAGTTTTCCTGCTCTAAAACCGGAGGTTTCTCCTCCCCGGCAGCAGAAACGCGATCGCAGCCGAGTCCCCCCGGGCGCAGAAAGGAGCCCATTGTTCAATGgggagaaatacatttttagcgGTGATTGAAAGGTCCCCTCTCGTTTGAACTCTAGAAGAAAGTCCCCTGGCAGGGAAGAGcatccccctccctctgccccaacaTCTGTTTGGAGCAATCCAGGCTCTAGGGCAGAGCCgggctctgccccctcccaaaGTAATTAAAAAGATATTAGTTGAGCTGAGAAAAGTCCAGCGCAGCCCCTGATCCGGGGTGGTGGGGGTGTCTCACTAAAGACGTTTTTGGATTTGCCAGCGCTAACAGAAGGCGAAGGGACACCAGGAGTGCGAGTTGAAAAGCCCCCCGTCCCCGGCCGCCCCGCGaagccctgcccgctgcccggaGCCCTGGTgcgcggggccggcgcggcgcggagcggccgaccccatcccctgccccgtGCGCCCCGCCGAGCGCCGGGGgacggggggcggcggcgggagccgggctgggagccgAGGCGGTCAGGTGCTGCGGCCGCGTCCCCCGCACCTCCCCGGGCTGCAAATGCCCCGACAGCCGGAGGGAAGGAGTGCGGCAGGAGGGATCACTGCACCCCTGCGGGCGCTGGGGGAACCGGGGCAGGAGGGATCATTGCACCCCTGCGGCTGCCGCAGGAGCCAGGCGCCTCCGAAGTTGCTAAATGTGTCATTTATTAAAGCATTCAGGGGGCTTTTCTTTGGCGTTTGCTTGCAAACTCACAAAGGCCGAGCTGCTGTTTGGGGgtcttttctgatggaaaaagggcTCGGAGACCCCCGGCACAAAAGAAATCCTGGCAGTGCTTTCAATGGCCAGGACTCAATGAGGGGGACCCTGTGCGCAGCGGGCGGGGGCGAGGGGCCGCCCGGTGCTGCCTGAAAGGCAGGCCTGAATGTAATGGGGAGATCTGCGTTTATTTGTTGGGATCACATTTAATTAGCTTAGTACAACCCTTGAAAGACAAAGGGACCTC from Chroicocephalus ridibundus chromosome 15, bChrRid1.1, whole genome shotgun sequence harbors:
- the PRDM12 gene encoding PR domain zinc finger protein 12, with amino-acid sequence MMGSVLPAEALVLKPGLKPPGLSLAEVITSDILHSFLYGRWRNVLGEQLFEEKSSPKTAFTAEVLAQSFSGEVQKLSSLVLPSEVIIAQSSIPGEGLGIFSKTWIKAGTEMGPFTGRVISPEHVDLCKNNNLMWEVFNEDGTVRYFIDASQEDHRSWMTYIKCARNEQEQNLEVVQIGNSIFYKAIEMIPPDQELLVWYGNSHNTFLGIPGVPGLEEEQKKNKHEDFHAVETGASTTGRMRCVICHRGFNSRSNLRSHMRIHTLDKPFVCRFCNRRFSQSSTLRNHVRLHTGERPYKCQVCQSAYSQLAGLRAHQKSARHRPPNASLQAHSPALPVPHPASLAHHIPTMVL